A stretch of Mycobacteriales bacterium DNA encodes these proteins:
- a CDS encoding DUF2071 domain-containing protein, with protein MPAVAGVMERRLLVNYRLDPDVAAALLPAPFRPQLVNGYAVAGICLIRLGRLRPAWLPFPVGVRTENAAHRFAVTWEERGETRHGVYIPRRDTSSWVSAALGGRVFTGEYHRARFDVVEDATRLRVAFASRDGDGDVAVDVSVAPALTGSRLFADLGAASAFFEAGSDGFSASRDGGRYDGMALRTNRWAVEAGHVHSARSSFFDALPPGSAELDCALVMRHVPVVWDALPALRTAAA; from the coding sequence ATGCCGGCGGTGGCGGGTGTCATGGAACGCCGCCTGCTCGTCAACTACCGCCTCGACCCCGACGTGGCCGCCGCGCTGCTGCCCGCGCCGTTCCGGCCCCAGCTCGTCAACGGCTACGCGGTCGCCGGCATCTGCCTGATCCGGCTGGGGCGGCTGCGGCCGGCCTGGCTGCCGTTCCCCGTGGGGGTGCGGACGGAGAACGCCGCGCACCGCTTCGCGGTGACCTGGGAGGAACGCGGCGAGACCCGCCACGGCGTCTACATCCCGCGCCGCGACACCTCGTCGTGGGTGTCGGCGGCGCTGGGCGGGCGGGTGTTCACCGGCGAGTACCACCGGGCGCGGTTCGACGTGGTGGAGGACGCCACGCGGCTGCGGGTGGCGTTCGCCTCGCGGGACGGCGACGGCGACGTGGCGGTGGACGTGTCGGTGGCGCCGGCGCTCACCGGCAGCCGGCTGTTCGCGGACCTGGGCGCGGCGTCGGCGTTCTTCGAGGCCGGGTCGGACGGGTTCTCCGCGTCGCGCGACGGCGGGCGGTACGACGGGATGGCGCTGCGCACGAACCGCTGGGCGGTCGAGGCCGGGCACGTGCACAGCGCGCGGTCGTCGTTCTTCGACGCGCTGCCGCCCGGCTCGGCCGAGCTGGACTGCGCGCTGGTCATGCGGCACGTGCCGGTCGTGTGGGACGCGCTGCCGGCGCTGCGTACCGCCGCCGCCTGA
- a CDS encoding acyl-CoA carboxylase subunit beta, protein MTEETLREVAERLAERRADALRMGGDELVKRQHSLGKLTVRERLELLFDPGTFVESGLLAGAVDSPQSQGKRTPADGCVTGVGEVDGRRVVVVAYDFTVLAGSIGLHGERKAARARDLATKHGMPIVYLLDSAGARVTETVGAAFAGAGDLFRELTTMSGAVPQVAAMMGPCSAGTAYIPALCDFVPMVKGTSSMALAGVHLVRAATGEEVTEEEMGGSAVHNKVSGVADREAADDRDCLAMVRDYLSYMPSRYGEPVPLRPTEDPADRRCEELYDLVPANNRRAYDMRRVVKVLADDGAFFPMKPDWAKSVITGFARFGGRTAGVVASQPMQMGGALDMHSADKAARFVNLCDSFEIPLVFLVDVPGFLVGKKVEHDGIIRHGAKLLYNVSEATVPKVTVVLRKAYGAGYFVMAGRAYESDHLVAWPSAEFSVMGPEGAVNILFRKQLAAAESDEAREALREQLVNGIRQSIDPYLAARMAFVDDLIDPADTRRHICHALAAAAGKRVPRPARKRGVSPV, encoded by the coding sequence ATGACCGAGGAGACGTTGCGGGAGGTCGCGGAGCGGCTGGCCGAACGCCGTGCCGACGCGCTGCGCATGGGCGGCGACGAGCTGGTCAAGCGCCAGCACTCGCTGGGCAAGCTGACGGTGCGGGAGCGGCTGGAGCTGCTGTTCGACCCGGGGACGTTCGTGGAGTCGGGGCTGCTCGCGGGCGCGGTCGACTCGCCGCAGTCGCAGGGGAAGCGGACGCCCGCCGACGGCTGCGTGACCGGCGTCGGCGAGGTCGACGGGCGCAGGGTCGTCGTGGTGGCGTACGACTTCACGGTGCTGGCGGGCTCGATCGGCCTGCACGGCGAGCGGAAGGCGGCGCGCGCCCGCGACCTGGCGACCAAGCACGGGATGCCGATCGTGTACCTGCTCGACTCGGCCGGGGCGCGGGTCACCGAGACGGTGGGGGCGGCGTTCGCGGGCGCGGGCGACCTGTTCCGCGAGCTGACGACGATGAGCGGGGCGGTGCCGCAGGTCGCCGCGATGATGGGGCCGTGCTCGGCCGGGACGGCGTACATCCCGGCGCTCTGCGACTTCGTGCCGATGGTGAAGGGCACCTCCAGCATGGCGCTGGCCGGCGTGCACCTCGTGCGCGCGGCGACCGGCGAGGAGGTCACCGAGGAGGAGATGGGCGGCAGCGCCGTCCACAACAAGGTCTCCGGCGTCGCTGACCGGGAGGCCGCCGACGACCGCGACTGCCTGGCGATGGTGCGCGACTACCTCTCCTACATGCCGTCGCGCTACGGCGAGCCGGTGCCGTTGCGACCGACGGAGGACCCCGCCGACCGCCGGTGCGAGGAGCTGTACGACCTGGTGCCCGCCAACAACCGCCGCGCGTACGACATGCGCCGCGTCGTGAAGGTGCTCGCCGACGACGGGGCGTTCTTCCCGATGAAGCCGGACTGGGCGAAGAGCGTCATCACCGGGTTCGCGCGGTTCGGCGGGCGGACGGCCGGCGTCGTCGCCAGCCAGCCGATGCAGATGGGCGGCGCGCTGGACATGCACAGCGCCGACAAGGCGGCGCGGTTCGTCAACCTCTGCGACTCGTTCGAGATCCCGCTGGTCTTCCTGGTCGACGTGCCCGGCTTCCTCGTCGGGAAGAAGGTCGAGCACGACGGGATCATCCGGCACGGCGCGAAGCTCCTCTACAACGTCTCCGAGGCCACCGTCCCGAAGGTCACCGTCGTGCTGCGCAAGGCGTACGGCGCCGGCTACTTCGTCATGGCCGGGCGCGCGTACGAGTCCGACCACCTGGTGGCCTGGCCGAGCGCGGAGTTCAGCGTCATGGGGCCGGAGGGCGCGGTGAACATCCTGTTCCGCAAGCAGCTCGCCGCGGCCGAGAGCGACGAGGCGCGGGAGGCGTTGCGGGAGCAGCTCGTCAACGGCATCCGGCAGAGCATCGACCCGTACCTCGCGGCGCGGATGGCGTTCGTCGACGACCTGATCGACCCGGCGGACACGCGGCGGCACATCTGCCACGCGCTGGCGGCGGCGGCGGGCAAGCGGGTGCCGCGGCCGGCCCGCAAGCGCGGCGTCTCGCCGGTGTAG